One window of the Sphingobium sp. HWE2-09 genome contains the following:
- a CDS encoding phosphotransferase: MDNVPDRPAPLREPPRFIAKGASAELFDLGDGQALKLFRDSVSDEMIVREAEASIHAGACGVPTAAAIGRRAWDGRRGIVYPRLEGGTVMDWVRRNPLRAGWALDRMGAIHATMHRERGGTLRSLKQVLATDIAYGPAPITLQRAAIAYLETLSDGDALTHGDFHLGNVMMTPQGMKIIDWSKAAAGHPAADAVRSEMLMRFGIGPTDWVTNLWRDWAAGRLRTSYVAACADTGNAVTAREMALWRPVVALAWLRARDAGRTPAFMRYLDRALKRAGLPTLA, encoded by the coding sequence ATGGATAATGTCCCCGACAGGCCTGCGCCGTTGCGCGAACCGCCCCGCTTCATCGCCAAAGGCGCGAGCGCGGAATTGTTCGACCTGGGCGACGGGCAGGCGCTCAAGCTGTTCCGCGATAGCGTCTCGGATGAGATGATCGTACGTGAGGCAGAAGCATCCATCCATGCCGGTGCCTGCGGGGTGCCGACAGCGGCGGCGATCGGGCGACGGGCCTGGGACGGGCGGCGGGGCATCGTCTATCCCCGGTTAGAAGGCGGGACGGTGATGGACTGGGTCCGCCGCAACCCGTTGCGCGCGGGATGGGCGCTGGATCGAATGGGGGCGATCCATGCGACCATGCATCGGGAGAGGGGCGGGACGTTGCGCTCGTTGAAGCAAGTGCTGGCGACCGACATCGCCTATGGTCCCGCACCGATCACGCTGCAACGAGCGGCGATCGCCTATCTGGAAACGCTGTCGGACGGGGATGCGCTGACCCATGGCGACTTTCATCTGGGCAATGTCATGATGACGCCGCAGGGAATGAAGATCATCGACTGGTCGAAGGCGGCGGCAGGCCATCCGGCGGCCGATGCGGTGCGATCCGAAATGCTGATGCGCTTTGGCATCGGGCCGACCGACTGGGTGACGAACCTGTGGCGCGACTGGGCGGCGGGGCGATTGCGCACAAGCTATGTGGCAGCCTGCGCCGACACTGGTAACGCCGTCACCGCCCGCGAGATGGCGCTGTGGCGGCCCGTCGTGGCGCTGGCTTGGCTGCGGGCGCGGGATGCGGGACGGACGCCTGCTTTTATGCGCTATCTGGACAGAGCGCTCAAGCGGGCCGGGCTGCCGACGCTGGCCTAA
- a CDS encoding type II toxin-antitoxin system ParD family antitoxin — MARNTSITIGDHFSQFVSEQVQSGRYGSTSDVVRAGLRLLEEHEARVRALNDALVLGEQSGTPRPFDVAAFKARKRAAFQER, encoded by the coding sequence ATGGCGCGCAACACGTCCATCACGATCGGCGATCATTTCAGCCAGTTCGTCAGCGAGCAGGTACAGTCGGGCCGCTATGGCTCGACCAGCGATGTCGTGCGCGCCGGGCTGCGGCTGCTGGAGGAGCATGAAGCCCGTGTCCGCGCGCTCAACGACGCATTGGTTTTGGGCGAACAATCGGGCACCCCCCGGCCCTTCGACGTCGCCGCCTTCAAGGCGCGCAAACGCGCCGCCTTTCAGGAACGGTGA
- a CDS encoding type II toxin-antitoxin system RelE/ParE family toxin codes for MKLLAFSPAALADMDAIWDYSALHWGMDQADAYVDDIVQACHDLASGRKIGKAAVRRGYLKLSVGAHMVYFQDRGDRLDVIRILHGRQDVDRHL; via the coding sequence GTGAAACTGCTGGCCTTTTCGCCTGCGGCGCTGGCCGACATGGACGCAATCTGGGACTATAGCGCGCTGCATTGGGGCATGGACCAGGCGGATGCCTATGTCGACGACATCGTTCAGGCCTGTCATGACCTGGCTAGCGGGCGCAAGATCGGGAAGGCGGCGGTCCGGCGCGGCTATCTGAAGCTGTCGGTGGGCGCACATATGGTCTATTTTCAGGATCGTGGCGATAGACTGGACGTCATCCGCATCCTGCACGGGCGGCAGGACGTCGACCGCCATTTATGA
- a CDS encoding replication initiator protein A, which produces MATPQGQLFQLDSPLLGEIRGERSLMAFPFFALAKNAWMKPLSYSTPTVSIEVRPSARGVATIYDKEIVLYIASLMAAKIEAGMAISQDFTFTAHDLFSVTGANHSARSYSRLADALERLQGTQIRTNIEAGGEGEEGFFSWLSEARLQYARSGNGEKRLKSVKVRLCDWLFRAILRDGQVLDYASTYFQLGPIERRIYEVARSTCVDGEPLDMDLQLLKLQTGFQNPLSNFRIAMRQIAAANAIPGYDIVLIEDAPVALVEDAPRKAGRRSASARVVITRRALLAHDVADTLVV; this is translated from the coding sequence ATGGCAACACCGCAGGGCCAACTGTTCCAGCTCGATAGCCCCTTGCTGGGCGAAATCCGGGGCGAACGCTCGCTCATGGCCTTTCCCTTTTTCGCGCTGGCGAAAAATGCATGGATGAAGCCCCTCTCCTATTCCACCCCGACCGTGTCGATCGAAGTGCGCCCCAGCGCGCGCGGTGTCGCCACCATCTACGACAAGGAAATCGTCCTCTATATCGCCAGCCTCATGGCCGCGAAGATCGAGGCGGGCATGGCGATATCGCAGGATTTCACCTTCACCGCGCATGACCTCTTCAGCGTCACCGGTGCCAATCACAGCGCCCGCTCCTATTCCCGTCTGGCCGATGCGCTGGAGCGGCTGCAAGGCACGCAGATCCGCACCAATATCGAGGCCGGGGGTGAGGGCGAAGAAGGCTTCTTTTCCTGGCTGTCGGAAGCGCGGCTGCAATATGCGCGTTCTGGCAATGGTGAGAAACGGCTCAAATCCGTGAAAGTTCGCCTGTGCGACTGGCTGTTTCGCGCCATTTTGCGCGACGGGCAGGTGCTCGATTACGCTTCCACCTATTTCCAGCTTGGCCCCATAGAGCGGCGCATCTATGAAGTCGCGCGCTCGACCTGCGTCGATGGCGAACCGCTCGACATGGACCTGCAACTGCTCAAGCTTCAGACCGGTTTCCAGAACCCCCTGTCCAATTTCCGCATCGCCATGCGCCAGATCGCGGCGGCCAACGCCATTCCCGGCTATGACATCGTCCTGATCGAGGATGCACCTGTGGCCCTGGTGGAGGATGCCCCGCGCAAGGCGGGACGGCGCTCGGCCTCGGCCCGGGTCGTCATCACCCGCCGCGCGCTGCTGGCGCATGACGTGGCGGACACTCTCGTCGTCTGA
- a CDS encoding helix-turn-helix domain-containing protein — protein MGTLAFGEAMAGALISGRLAQSAGSAKRSLARNSRSGAPHPTGAPVLRDSVEAGTFEHRFFVSPAKGETDRLLRAARRILDAGRQLRREARCDGRILSAAEQRLTTLTAASVRVLEEILTLSRLNRGRVFPSYDYLADATSLGRATVARALRILEDIGFLVRQRRFKRVEGDGPGPRYAQTSNVYRAFLPDIVQRYLPRWMRPAPPPDDVVQREADRQEEMALMRATLCPLERRKIKEKGQLAKILARIEAALDARHDGSERESQNHPQPLIKSYIDKDSTVLA, from the coding sequence ATGGGAACACTTGCCTTTGGTGAGGCGATGGCCGGTGCGCTGATATCCGGTCGCTTGGCGCAATCCGCCGGGTCGGCCAAGCGATCGCTCGCGCGCAACAGCCGTTCGGGCGCCCCGCATCCCACCGGCGCGCCGGTGCTGCGCGACAGTGTCGAAGCGGGTACGTTCGAACATCGCTTCTTCGTCAGCCCGGCCAAGGGAGAAACCGACCGGCTGCTGCGCGCGGCGCGGCGCATCCTCGACGCTGGCCGGCAGTTGCGGCGCGAAGCGCGCTGCGACGGCCGTATCCTGAGCGCCGCCGAACAGCGTCTCACCACCCTCACGGCGGCCAGCGTGCGTGTGCTGGAGGAAATCCTGACGCTGTCCCGCCTCAACCGGGGCCGGGTCTTTCCTAGCTATGATTATCTCGCCGACGCCACCAGCCTTGGCCGCGCGACCGTCGCGCGGGCGCTGCGCATTCTGGAGGACATAGGCTTTCTCGTGCGCCAGCGCCGTTTCAAGCGGGTCGAGGGCGATGGCCCCGGCCCCCGCTATGCCCAGACATCGAACGTCTATCGCGCCTTCCTGCCCGACATTGTGCAGCGCTATCTGCCACGCTGGATGCGCCCCGCCCCGCCGCCCGACGATGTCGTCCAGCGTGAAGCGGACCGGCAGGAGGAGATGGCGTTGATGCGTGCGACCCTCTGTCCGCTCGAACGCCGAAAGATTAAGGAAAAAGGCCAGCTCGCCAAGATATTGGCGCGGATCGAAGCGGCGCTCGACGCCCGGCATGATGGTTCTGAACGTGAGTCTCAAAACCATCCGCAACCGCTTATAAAGTCCTATATAGATAAGGATTCAACGGTGTTGGCCTAG